Proteins encoded in a region of the Anopheles ziemanni chromosome 2, idAnoZiCoDA_A2_x.2, whole genome shotgun sequence genome:
- the LOC131283007 gene encoding uncharacterized protein LOC131283007 gives MASPATTTTTTTTVGPTATTTSGSSGFSCCPANGESSSIDDSIELNDGQEGGNNNTVYHNGLLEKQDYRFPKRPPVDLVFRDIRYDVKRFNISKAKFESKEILHGLNGSFKSGELTAIMGPSGAGKSTLLNIMAGYVSSGVSGMVQVNGKSRSHNSESFRKLSCYIQQHDALRPWLTVNEAMICATHLKLGFGISMDEKRKLIEKILFMLGLEQKGSTPTMGLSGGQKKRLAIALEMISNPPILFLDEPTTGLDSSSCTQCISLLKRLAQDGRTIVCTIHTPSALLFEMFDQLYTVVQGHCFYQGPTNEMLPFLGDLGYHCPSYHNPADFMMEIAVGEYGADVGKIIKAALKKYYEISSRCIDLDSTFDDNVKSIESYSMREKGEEMCTLRKEAESMETTSYDEEDIFSKTKPASLVMQFLLLFYRNLLMTRRNYICCSMIYVVISYHLTGNYVNFERFCVFALFCIAGSICAQSWGFFVGATLSVKLAVFIGPILAVLFSVFGFCTRYVDITPVFKWMWHISYYRASFHGILNSVYGMNREDLHCPETQIYCHFKNPVLFQKDMDIEHVDMQSNMVLITLIIITMYISTIFRQTRSKPPCASDSSSLARPIARIANSRNSPSPYAVGRPSETLQEENYCARSARAEEEMAEEAYEMKMAPDVTQGTSAEETVPIVGGIGARRPSAAKLEPLLIPERPGAEHDQYAAPSLVAARLFKPVTVGFKNLSYSVRNGIFRKGRDILKDISGEFRAGELTAIMGPSGAGKSTLLDILAGFTEGGFTGEILVNKQHRDLKRFRRLSAYIMQDHDLQPHLTVLEAMHFSANLKIGAELSPASKKIRMNEILRAIGLHESKKTRTGKLSGGQKKRLAIALEIVNNPPVMFFDEPTSGLDSSTSTQCVALLKQLAREGRTIICTIHQPSALLFNMFDHLYAVAEGECIYTGGTGNIVSFLKELDIVCPEHYNPSDYLLEIATHDYGRLNDSLVEKMMNGQSHFYRNPEPFSPAYESKLMPIKESSPGSPDGPMVLLEMPVFPENDQAQRTVSPTLAKPKKLAKKLSFNPEKWCGRDEVYTTSFCRQFYLLLLRTFLILSRDRSLMTMRFVIHALIAPLIGLLYFGIGNQAAQIFNNYNYVFFSIMFLMFTAFSSMTMAFPLELPIITREHFNRWYSLRAYYIAMTVADAPIQLLCTVTYIVITYYMTAQPPEAFRIGLFTLICLMVAWVAQGLGLLVASLFDVKNGAVFGPFFICPFLIFSGFFIHLNDAHPVMHWLFHISFLKYALQGAAMAIFGYDRPRMDCDETYCHYVLPKKFLKEVDMLNADFVEAVIALSVIFFVFRVSAFYVMQYRMKNKI, from the exons AATCCAAAGAAATTCTTCATGGCCTGAATGGATCGTTCAAGTCGGGTGAGCTGACGGCAATTATGGGACCTTCCGGGGCGGGTAAGAGTACCTTGCTCAACATCATGGCAGGTTATGT TTCGTCCGGTGTCAGCGGAATGGTGCAGGTGAATGGTAAAAGTCGATCGCACAACTCGGAGAGCTTCCGCAAGCTGTCATGCTACATCCAGCAGCACGACGCCCTTCGACCCTGGCTGACGGTGAACGAGGCCATGATCTGCGCGACGCACCTGAAGCTCGGCTTCGGCATCAGCATGGACGAGAAGCGCAAGCTGATCGAGAAGATCCTGTTCATGCTTGGGCTGGAGCAGAAGGGCAGCACGCCGACGATGGGTCTCTCCGGTGGCCAGAAGAAGCGGCTGGCCATCGCACTGGAGATGATCAGCAACCCGCCGATCCTGTTCCTGGACGAACCGACCACCGGACTGGACAGTTCGTCCTGTACGCAGTGTATTTCGTTGTTGAAACGGTTGGCGCAGGATGGGCGAACGATCGTCTGCACGATCCACACGCCCAGTGCGCTGCTGTTCGAGATGTTCGACCAGCTGTACACGGTGGTGCAGGGTCACTGCTTCTACCAGGGACCGACGAACGAGATGCTGCCGTTCCTGGGCGACCTTGGCTATCATTGCCCAAGCTATCACAATCCGGCCGATTTCA TGATGGAAATAGCGGTCGGTGAGTATGGGGCCGACGTGGGAAAGATTATCAAGGCCGCGCTGAAGAAATATTACGAAATCAGCAGCCGGTGCATCGATCTGGATTCGACGTTCGATGATAACG TTAAGTCCATCGAAAGTTACTCGATGAGAGAAAAGGGAGAAGAAATGTGCACCTTGCGGAAGGAAGCGGAATCGATGGAGACAACGTCGTACGACGAAGAGGACATTTTTTCGAAGACGAAACCAGCTTCCCTAGTGATGCAGTTTCTGCTACTGTTCTATAGAAATTTACTAATGACGCGGCGAAACTAC ATTTGCTGCTCTATGATATACGTGGTGATCAGCTACCATCTGACCGGGAACTATGTCAACTTTGAGCGGTTCTGTGTGTTTGCGTTGTTTTGTATTGCTGGCTCGATCTGTGCCCAGTCGTGGGGATTCTTCGTCGGTGCAACGCTCTCTGTAAAG CTTGCCGTTTTCATCGGACCGATCTTGGCGGTGCTGTTCTCGGTGTTTGGCTTCTGCACTCGGTACGTTGACATAACGCCGGTATTCAAGTGGATGTGGCACATCAGCTACTACCGGGCGAGCTTCCACGGTATCCTGAACTCGGTGTACGGCATGAACCGTGAGGATCTGCACTGCCCGGAGACGCAGATCTACTGCCACTTCAAGAACCCGGTGCTGTTCCAAAAGGACATGGATATCGAGCACGTCGATATGCAGTCGAACATGGTGCTGATTACACTTATCATCATCACGATGTACATAAGCACGATCTTT CGACAGACGCGGTCGAAGCCGCCATGTGCCAGTGATAGTTCTTCGTTAGCACGCCCAATTGCACGCATTGCGAATTCGCGAAATTCACCGTCCCCATATGCGGTAGGAAGGCCCTCAGAAACCCTTCAAGAAGAGAATTACTGTGCACGATCAGCACGAGCTGAGGAAGAAATGGCTGAGGAAGCATACGAAATGAAAATGGCACCCGATGTGACACAGGGAACCAGCGCCGAGGAAACCGTTCCCATCGTCGGAGGTATCGGTGCCCGGCGGCCCAGCGCGGCCAAGCTAGAACCGCTGCTCATCCCCGAGCGACCGGGCGCGGAGCACGATCAGTACGCGGCCCCTTCGCTCGTCGCCGCCCGACTCTTCAAACCGGTTACGGTCGGGTTTAAGAACCTGTCGTACTCGGTACGCAACGGAATATTTCGAAAAG GTCGGGACATACTGAAAGATATCAGCGGCGAGTTTCGGGCGGGAGAGCTGACGGCCATCATGGGCCCGTCCGGGGCTGGCAAGAGCACCCTGCTGGATATCTTGGCCGGATTCAC GGAAGGGGGTTTTACCGGAGAAATTCTCGTCAACAAGCAGCATAGGGATCTGAAACGATTCCGACGATTGTCCGCGTACATTATGCAGGATCACGATCTGCAGCCACATCTGACCGTACTGGAGGCGATGCATTTCTCGGCCAATCTCAAGATCGGTGCCGAACTCAGTCCAGCTAGCAAGAAAATACGC ATGAACGAAATACTCCGCGCCATCGGGTTGCACGAGTCGAAGAAAACGCGCACGGGAAAGCTCTCGGGCGGACAGAAGAAGCGCCTGGCGATCGCACTGGAGATCGTCAACAATCCGCCGGTGATGTTCTTCGACGAGCCGACGAGCGGCCTGGATAGCTCCACATCAACCCAGTGTGTGGCATTGCTGAAGCAGTTGGCTCGCGAGGGTCGCACGATCATCTGCACTATCCATCAGCCGTCCGCGCTGCTGTTCAACATGTTCGACCATCTGTACGCGGTGGCCGAGGGTGAATGCATATACACCGGCGGCACCGGGAACATCGTGTCGTTCCTCAAGGAGCTGGACATCGTTTGTCCAGAGCACTACAATCCTTCTGATTACC TATTGGAGATCGCCACACACGACTATGGTCGCCTGAATGATAGTCTAGTCGAAAAGATGATGAACGGACAGAGCCACTTCTACCGGAACCCGGAACCGTTCTCGCCCGCGTACGAGAGCAAGCTGATGCCAATCAAAGAGTCGTCGCCCGGCAGCCCCGATGGGCCGATGGTGCTGTTGGAGATGCCAGTGTTCCCGGAGAACGACCAAGCCCAGCGAACGGTATCGCCCACGCTGGCCAAGCCAAAGAAACTCGCCAAGAAGCTTTCCTTCAATCCGGAAAAGTGGTGCGGCCGGGACGAGGTGTACACGACCAGCTTCTGCCGGCAGTTCtatctgctgctgttgcgcaCGTTCCTGATACTGAGCCGCGATCGGTCGCTCATGACGATGCGCTTCGTCATACACGCCCTCATAGCGCCGCTGATTGGGTTGCTGTACTTCGGCATTGGCAACCAGGCGGCGCAAATCTTCAACAACTACAACTATGTGTTCTTTTCGATCATGTTTCTCATGTTTACCGCGTTCAGTTCGATGACTATGGCGT TTCCCCTTGAGTTGCCGATCATAACGAGGGAGCATTTCAATCGATGGTACTCGCTGCGGGCATACTACATCGCCATGACGGTGGCAGATGCTCCGATACAGCTTCTATGCACCGTCACGTACATCGTTATCACGTACTACATGACGGCGCAGCCTCCCGAAGCCTTCCGCATCGGTCTCTTCACACTAATATGTCTGATGGTGGCGTGGGTTGCACAAGGACTTGGTCTGCTTGTGGCTTCATTGTTTGACGTGAAG AACGGTGCTGTTTTTGGGCCTTTCTTCATCTGCCCGTTCCTCATATTCTCCGGCTTCTTCATCCACCTGAACGACGCACATCCCGTGATGCACTGGCTGTTCCACATCTCCTTTCTCAAGTACGCACTTCAAGGCGCGGCGATGGCGATCTTCGGCTACGACCGACCGCGGATGGACTGCGACGAGACGTACTGTCACTATGTGTTGCCAAAGAAGTTCCTGAAGGAAGTCGACATGCTGAACGCAGACTTTGTCGAGGCTGTGATAGCTCTAAGTGTGATATTTTTCGTCTTCCGAGTATCGGCCTTCTACGTGATGCAGTATCGGATGAAGAATAAAATCTAG